The Mangifera indica cultivar Alphonso chromosome 12, CATAS_Mindica_2.1, whole genome shotgun sequence DNA window ttcttgtttttccttttgGCAGGAGTTCCTTGCTTGCCGATCAGCCCTGGGATGAAGATATCCACAAGTTGTTTGGTGTGTTGCCTGATAATAATCACTTGACTGACATGACTTTAGATTCAAAAAGTGCTTCTAGTGACAAACATAGTATAGGAAGCTCCAAGTATCTACAAACACACGCATTCTCTCCATCCATGGATTGGGAGGAGGAAGAAGTTGATGCGTCTCCATTTATTCCCTGCAACTCCAAGCAGAAACATTTCCGACCGCTGAAGGTGAGCTACCCTTTGTGCTTATTAAATTTGGAAGTGACAACACATTTGGTAGCAGTGGGTTCTTAGGCTGGACCAGAGTTCTAGTTCTCTAGTGGGAATCACAAGGGCTGCAAACAAGTTGatacttaaaagttttaaatcttGCACTTATACAACTTAAAATCTTTGGAACTTATCATggtaattttttgttaaggCAACGGCCAAATGCCAAGTGCCTTCAGAGGAGTACGCTGCAAATGGACTTGTTGCAGACAAAACATCACCTGAAGAATCGGTGCTGCAGGAGCTCAGAATGGTGACGGAACAGGTGAAATAACAGGACTCAGAAGGCTGGGAATCacattgatataatattttataacattaaacaCTATGTTTGCTAATTTTTCTGCATTTTGATATGTTTAGATGACTGATAAGACACGAATTTGCTTTCGTGATGCCTTGTACCGGCTTGCTGAGAGCACAAAACAACATGTGATAATATTGAGGCAGGGTGGTGACTTCACGGCAGAAACTCCTCCTGGTGCAGCTCGTGATACACATATAAGGTATTATGTGCGCTTATGCTTCTTGTTAAGTTTTGTGGTATTAATCCTTCAACAACTTTTTGTTGAAGTTATTTCAATTCATTCCATTGGAAATATATTCAGTCGAAACTTGAACAGTCTGATCACAACCTCGGTTGTCAGTTCTTGCAGTGTAAACAAGCCAGTCATCTGCAATATAGGACAGGACTCCTGACTgcccttaatattttttcatatttataggaGCCCAGAAGATTTGATATTTGTTTCAATTACTTCTAATTGATTCTATGCCAGATTAAAGTATTAAAACTGTTCAATGATCAGGTCTACAGAAAAGCAAGCAATGGAATCAAAAACCAATGTCATTGACAGAACCATTGCAAATCTCATGTTCTGTGAGATGGACTTGAATATACAACGCACTCTTGCTGCAGAAGAAATAAACACAAAGCAAGAAGTAATCAGCATGGCAGGATCACAAAACCACCACTCTAATCAGCCTCACATTCGTCATTTCTGTCAAGCCATGTTGGCCGGTGAAGGCTACGAGGTTGAAGTTCCAACGCTTAGTTAGAAACACCAACAGATTGCGCCAACAAAATTTCTGGATGACTTCTTGAAAACCCCGAGTGAAAGATGCCATTATATTGGAAGAAATAAATacttaagtttataaaattctGAAACTTTGTTCTGTACTATTATTGTACATGCACATATTTTAGGTCTGAGGATTCAAGCTGCATCAGCTCAGCTCAGTTTTGATTTGTGTTTACATAAGTTtgtaaaaaatacataatatgtgtaatattATGTTCTGTTTGATTGTAAAGCAGTTTCTTAGGTATGATTCTTTtagtattataattatttgagtTGAATCTCCATAGCCGCTTAGTCTGAAACTTGCCCCTGTTGtggcaaataaatatttaaataaatttttattctgaaattaatatttataatatagaaaCATATCACATTGACATTTAGATTTTAGAAATCTAAGAGTTGTTGGTGTCACGttgaattgagattgagaaaattatattatgaatatcCCATtcagaaaacttaaaaaaaaaaaaaaatttcaattcctCGCTCATCTTctcgaaattcttttaaaaataatactaattgttctttaaaattaaaagccTAGTCACAAGCAATGAGTACAGCAAAAGGGTTctttcctttattctttttttttttaattaaataaataatttaattgtggTAGACATTGACTTTATGATTTCCTATAATAACAAGGTGACAAAAGTCACTACATTtctttttggccaaaggactatttcccacccaaggtatgcgcATTTCGCAAGTTtcccctgttaactttgaaaatcttatttatccaccCGTGTACGGTTAAAACTAAtagtttcaaaggtaaaatcatcatattgtctgtattataaaaaataaacttaaattcgatttaatttttttcttctaaactctaaaaactaacaatttttctcaacccaagttttaaaaaacagcaTTTTTCCCCTTAGGATTTTCGATTTTTCAACGTCATTTTTTCCTCCCCAGCGTGGTCTCCTTCGGGCGGCTCTCTTGGAAGCGGTCTTCGTCGATGACTGCTCCCAAGAGAGCTATCGAAAGAAGACTATGCCAGAGAGAAAGAGTCGTCGCTTGGAGGTCGTCAGAGAGGAAAAAATGACAccgaaaaattgaatataaaaactggaaaccctagggggaaaaatattattttttaaaacttgggttagggtgaaatgattaatttttaaggtttaaggagggaaaataatataactaatgaattcagttaattttaatagctcatagatagataaatgagattttcaaaattaacaaaagaaaacttgagaaacgcgcatattttgggtgggaaatagtccttcggcttttcttttttgtttaaactatttctaataacattttattttattttattatacttgttAAGGTCAAATCaaatggaatatatatatatatatatatatatatatatatatatatcttagtTTGCTCATAAGAGTAGACTTATTAGAGCGAGAGCATTGAGTGAGAAAAGAGtaattttatgtgtataatttttatatataagtaacgatatattatcatataattaaataattaaaaattaaaaataaaataacattcaattacataGTATTGTTCCATGCAAAAATTTAGTTAGTACACTTTAAATTAAGTCctccaagaaaaaaattaataagttttgttattatttgagGTTCCAAATAGGACTAAATGGATTATTTTgggcaaaattaaattttatgatttacaaaaagaaaaattgttgtttatgatagatataaacatatattgtacattagatatataaaattaatactttgaaaataagataaaattctagcaaaataattatatacatatcaaatataataatataagaaatatatttaaaaaaatcattgtaaccattatttttatacatgttacttatttttattttggttagagaatgcaataataaaattatatatatacttgtatACATACTTATATTTTATAAGTATATTCCTATTctacaaataatatgaaaatatttctaGATTTGTTCAAATTGTTTTCTCTTTTAGTAAAAGTATAATCGGTATCTCGActtgagattttttttcttatgaaataccagataaaaattatttaatcactaaTTACTTAATAAGATATCTTAGTTCTACGAGCCTCCTTCGTAAGACTAAAGATGAttgtaaaacatatattataaatactttgtatacttttttttttttctctcaccaAGACTGAGACTAGATCCCTAGTCACAATACAAAAACAAAGCCttgtattttatttcatttcaaattaaagagtgTAGACATTTAAAAGAGAGCGACACAAGTCAACAAAACTTTATTTTCCCCtgttttcttttaaattctaattagTCAGAAGATTGTATTATATTTGCTTGTTAATggtcaaattaaatttctattatCTGACCTTTTCCACCTGTCTTTATTGTATAAgacttttgaattttgatgGCATCAAAGTTATATTTAAAGTATGAGATGGCAATGAAGCAGGGACAAATCTCAGGAGGTCGCCTCACcctcttaaattaaaaaaaatatgaattctcttttttaaatataaaaaatatatattttatatttaaaaaattattattttaataaatttaaaatactaaaataattcttaaaattttatattaacttttcttaaatttcattagaaaaaatattaattttaaagaaagaaacaatAATGAGGAGATAATATTCAATTGTTATAAGtacctttttttaaaataattttaacaataaattatttatatttttattaaaattaaaaaattttataattttaacaataaaaaaatagttgttaaaaatttattttaacaacaaaaaaaatctcatcGGCATTATTTTCGTcgttaaaattattaacaacgaaaataaaagaaaattttccctcattaaaacatttttttttagtgttttacCATTTCTTAATTAActtcttatatttttactttcatCCAATTCTAACCCTTTTATATTACATCTCTTAATCTGCTGATATACCATAATGACaaattaattcttaaaataaataattttcatcttcatcgtTCAGCGTTCAGCTCCATGACTTGCCAAGACTACCACATAAAAGGTTCATTGTACTGGATATATGACCTAATTAATTCTTAGATGATGTGTTGAACGTAAACAATTGGATTCTGATTCAACCTTCAAGATTTTCAACCAAATGGGTCTGCTGTTAACTGTGAGCTTCTTCTAGTAATATAACAATTAAACAGCCAAATTATCCTCGGTAAGGTAAAATAATAGTAGAGTTCTGTtattaattagagataattattttcctttaatttttggCAAGTGGCAACCGGTCACTTCATTAAAGGCGCAAGAAAGAGAGGTAGAGCTAGAGATAGCAAAAGAGTAGAGTTACCCATAAACCATATTTAGTTATATCAACTATCTTTAGTTAGCTTATTAGTTAATTTAGAAACATAATTAACAGTCacattaacttaattaattaattttaattataataataaaaagtaatcaACTTCAACGTGCTTGCCACAACTAAATTTCTCCttcatatgtgtgtgtgtgtgtctatatataatttaactcaCCAATGCTCTCTCTTATTAACGAAAACAGGACATCAACACCGCCACCGCCACCACCAAATTCTCGACAGCCACGGCAGCCGCTCTTCTTGTCTACTACGCTCAACGTGATGGCACAAGCGGCAGCACCAAGCCCTCAATCCCCGAATGTGCCTATATTTTCTCTCCAACCTGCGAAAAAACGAGAGTTATCGACCTCGAAAAAGGTCATGCGACGGTTCCGTTCCGTTTTCCGATCCTTTCCAATCATCGCTCCCGCATGCAAGCTTCCCGTCTCACTCAACAGGACCGGTCTCCACGACAGCCATATCCATGGGACCCGCATAACCGGGACCATCTTTGGCTACCGAAAAGCTAGGGTTAACCTAGTTATTCAAGAAAACCCTACAGTCCTCCCCCTCCTTGTGCTCGAGCTAGCGATTCCGACTGGAAAGCTCTTGCAGGACATGGCATCGGGGATGGTTAGAATCGCCCTGGAAACCGAAAAGAAGCAAAACGACAAGACGAAGATCGTTGATGAACCAATATGGACGATGTATTGCAATGGAAGAAAATCAGGATATGGGGTGAAGCGGGAGCCAACTGAGGAGGATTTAGGGTTCATGCAAATGCTGCATGCGGTGTCGATGGGGGCCGGCGTTTTGCCGACTGACAGAAAGGACCATGCAGATGGGGAATTGTCTTACATGAGAGCACAATTTGAGCGAGTGATTGGGTCGAAAGATTCAGAGACTTACCATATGCAGTGTCCTGATGTTAATATTTCTGGTCCTGAACTAAGCATTTTCTTTGTAAGGATTTGAGGAAGAATTGGGATTTTGTGTGGAGTTATCAAGAGGGAAAgctaagagaaaaatgtaaataGAATACGAGATACATTGCCATGTACTTTTGTGTCAATCTTTTCAtccctttatttatttagattttaattaatttctgatCCACAAATTCTGACAGggaattttttttgaactttcaaaacaaaaaaaaaaattgaccataaatt harbors:
- the LOC123193700 gene encoding protein LNK3-like isoform X2, whose product is MECYPGSVMDDLVVPKDHDLSDRLPSSPEIWSKWGAYSPGSSLFPNKFFNTDMDVTEEEFNFNGFCNEVEMDIAVQDKDHYSGSSVCGGSLEESLQRTSLSCSRTDDELDPLAGIEQLDDIFLSSLLADQPWDEDIHKLFGVLPDNNHLTDMTLDSKSASSDKHSIGSSKYLQTHAFSPSMDWEEEEVDASPFIPCNSKQKHFRPLKATAKCQVPSEEYAANGLVADKTSPEESVLQELRMVTEQMTDKTRICFRDALYRLAESTKQHVIILRQGGDFTAETPPGAARDTHIRLKY
- the LOC123193700 gene encoding protein LNK3-like isoform X1, encoding MECYPGSVMDDLVVPKDHDLSDRLPSSPEIWSKWGAYSPGSSLFPNKFFNTDMDVTEEEFNFNGFCNEVEMDIAVQDKDHYSGSSVCGGSLEESLQRTSLSCSRTDDELDPLAGIEQLDDIFLSSLLADQPWDEDIHKLFGVLPDNNHLTDMTLDSKSASSDKHSIGSSKYLQTHAFSPSMDWEEEEVDASPFIPCNSKQKHFRPLKATAKCQVPSEEYAANGLVADKTSPEESVLQELRMVTEQMTDKTRICFRDALYRLAESTKQHVIILRQGGDFTAETPPGAARDTHIRSTEKQAMESKTNVIDRTIANLMFCEMDLNIQRTLAAEEINTKQEVISMAGSQNHHSNQPHIRHFCQAMLAGEGYEVEVPTLS
- the LOC123193733 gene encoding protein MIZU-KUSSEI 1, whose translation is MAQAAAPSPQSPNVPIFSLQPAKKRELSTSKKVMRRFRSVFRSFPIIAPACKLPVSLNRTGLHDSHIHGTRITGTIFGYRKARVNLVIQENPTVLPLLVLELAIPTGKLLQDMASGMVRIALETEKKQNDKTKIVDEPIWTMYCNGRKSGYGVKREPTEEDLGFMQMLHAVSMGAGVLPTDRKDHADGELSYMRAQFERVIGSKDSETYHMQCPDVNISGPELSIFFVRI